In Silurus meridionalis isolate SWU-2019-XX chromosome 7, ASM1480568v1, whole genome shotgun sequence, the genomic stretch ctgtctgtctgtctgtctgtctgtctatctatctatctatctatctatctatctatctatctatctatctatctatctatctatatatctatctatctatctatcaggtGGATATTTTGTTGGCTGCTACATCAATGCAcggtatttgtgtaaaatgtggAGTAACATTAGACtcttttgtggttttgtttctACAGGGAGAGGAAAATAGCGTTAGCTCCATCCCGGATAACTGGCATCACTGGTTCTTGAACCACAGCTATTCTCAGGTATTAATGACGCTGTTCACACACAGAAATTGTTGTTCTGCTCCTGTAATACTGTATGTACTTttccttcatcttcatctccCTCCTTTTTTTCATCAGCCAGAAAAACAGATCTGGTTCATAGTTCAGACTCTGGACGAAGTCTCTCGTTTATTGGAAGAGTCCGAGTCTGTCTCCTGGAACGAGGACAAACTGGACACTTTCTTACATATGCTGGATCTGCAGGCTAACGGACTACGCTCATGTGTGAGTGCTGTTTTTCTCAGTGATTAATTAAAATCTATCCATCGAGTATGAAATAAATCGTTTGGCTTGTAGTTCATAATAAACACATAGAATCAAAATTCAGTTCAaatcagttaaattattttttttcctcctaaaaCTGAATCTGTGTGATACACGATGCTTTTGACTCTGATGTATTTTTTCTAAAACCCTGGATTTTTTAACAGCTCGAGCACAGGATGAAAAAGAGCAAAAGATTGCCCTTATACTTCAAACGACTACGAGATCTCAGCAAGAACAACAAGGTCAGCAATCATCTCCACATCCCTTCTTCACACACATGCTGACAGAATCAGAAAGATGTTTCATGTTGTGTTGATCCTTGATATGGCAGACATGCTAAAATATTGGGATTTTAATTTTACAGCAGGAGAAGAATGAGGCCTGGGAGACGATCAGAAAAGAGCTGCTTCAACTCTTTGGAATATTCGACTTTTTCCCCGCTGTCTCTGGGACTCGTGTTGCAAACCACAAGCAGCAATCAGTTACAGTTGTCCAGTGATGACCGTAGAGAAAAGCTGCTGGCTGTTTTTGCTTGAATTGGATTTTCCTGCACTTGTCGATCACTTTGGATCAAAATGCACTCAAAGGAGTTCAATTGTTGAATCATTTAGTGTTGCTTTTGTTCA encodes the following:
- the LOC124388808 gene encoding interferon a3-like; translation: MSLGLVQLWLILSLCSLSSGLNCRWISLKFQQHHETSLTLLREMGEENSVSSIPDNWHHWFLNHSYSQPEKQIWFIVQTLDEVSRLLEESESVSWNEDKLDTFLHMLDLQANGLRSCLEHRMKKSKRLPLYFKRLRDLSKNNKQEKNEAWETIRKELLQLFGIFDFFPAVSGTRVANHKQQSVTVVQ